CGAAATCCTCGCCGCCATCGGCGAGAATCCCGACCGTGAAGGCCTGCGAGAGACGCCGGCCCGCGTCGCCCGAATGTACGCCGAGCTTTTCGCCGGGTTGCATCAAGACGCGCGCGTCCATCTGCAAAAATGCTTCACGGAAAAGTACGATGAGATCGTGTTGGTGCGCGATATCAGCTTCAACAGTATGTGCGAGCATCACATGCTCCCTTTCATGGGCAAAGCGCATATTGGGTACCTTCCCAACGGCCGGGTGATCGGCTTGAGCAAGTTGGCCCGAGTGGTTGAGGTGGTCTCGAAGCGTCCACAAGTTCAAGAGCGCATGACCGAGGAGATCGCCAATCTTCTGGTCGAGGAACTCGATGCCAAGGGGGTCGCGGTCGTGATCGAGGCGACACATTCCTGCATGGCGATTCGCGGGGTGCGAAAGCCGGGGAGCGTCTGCGTCACTTCGGCCATGAAGGGTACATTCCGCGCCAATCTCTCTAGCCGCTCGGAGATCATGACCTTGATCTACGGCGACACGCTCGGCACGCGAGGCTAGCGGTCATTCAGGAGTGAAGCGCGCGGCCGAGGCGGTCGGAGGACGCCGGCAGCGTCCGATACGAACTCATCCCAGCGGAACGCAATCCGGCAATGCTGATCCTGATCGAATTTCTCTTCCGGCTTTCGTTCGGACTATCGCTCTCGATGGCCGTTACGTCTCCGCGCCAAGTGACAAGTGGCTACTATCGCAATCATCTTTACGTGCTGCTCGGGCTGAACGTATTGGCGATGCTCGTAGCGCTAGCCGCGCCAGAGCAGTTCGAACTCTGGCCTCCACTCGCGGGCGCTTGTTTGAGCTACGCCGGCGCTGTCGCCTGGCTGTATGCGAAGCCTCGCGCGGGAATCGCGTTGCTCTTGCTCGTCGCAATTGCCGGATTGGCCGGTGCCTGGCTGGCCAAGCCGCAGCCGATTCTAACTTCCAATGCGGCCGCGGCATTGCGCTGGCTCGATGCGCCCACGAGTGGATTGCTGCTCGGTTCAACTTTGGCGGCAATGTTTCTTGGCCATTGGTATCTGAACACCCCGACGATGGAACTCGCTCCGCTCCGGCGATTGGTTCTGCTCATGGGTGGTGCAGTGATCGCGCGAGCCGTTGTTTGCGGTGCCGGCCTGGCCATGCAATTCGACTACGCCGGCATGCCGCAACCAGCGTTCGTCGGATTGCGCTGGCTTTCCGGCCTGTTTGGCGCGCTCGCGCTCACGATAATGACCTGGAAAATCCTCAGAATCCCCAACACGCAAAGCGCCACCGGAATTCTTTACGTAGGCGTAATCGCCGTCTTTCTCGGGGAATTGACCTCTCAGCTACTGTCCGCCAGGACATGGTTTCCAGTATGATAGAGGGAGATTCCATGAACATTGAGTTTCTGTGTCCCCATTGTGAGCAAGCGAGCCGGGCCGAGGTGTCGCCTGCGGCGAGCGATTTTTGTTGCGCGGATTGTGGCGAGAAGGTCCTTCTTCCGCCCGGCGCAATGGACAACGTGCAACTGCATCGCTGTCTAGTTTGTCCGAGCACGGATTTGTTCGTGCGGAAGGATTTCCCTCAGCGGCTTGGCGTGGCGATCGTCACGCTGGGAATCGTGGCTAGTTGCGTGGCATGGGGTTATCACGAGTTGCTTCTCACCTTTCTCATCCTGTTTCTAACGGCCTTGATCGATGTCGTGCTGTATATCGTGGTCCCCAATGCGCTGATGTGCTATCGCTGCGGGGCTCAATATCGGGGCGCCCCTGGGGTCGATTCCCATTTGTCATTCAATCTGGAAACCCACGAGCGTCATCGGCAGCAGAGAGCCCGGCTGGTCGAGCACCGGCGGGCGTGACCGGCACGGACGGCACACGAGGCTAGCGTCGGTTTCACCCTTCCTACGGCGAGGCGCGAATCCGTTGGCGGCCGGCACACTGCCGGGCAGTTGGCGATCGCAGGCCGACAGTTTTCTTTCATGGATCAAGAGCGGCAAAGAATTCAGGACGACTTGCGCGGGCTCGTGAGCGGCGATGTGCGCTGCGACGACGTCTTCGTGCAGCTCTACGCCAGTGACGCGAGCGTTTACCAAATCAGGCCGCTGGGGGTCGTCCGCCCTCGGAACTCGGCCGACGTGGTGGCCACCTTGCAGTACGCGGCGGAGAAAAAGATCCCCATCCATGCCCGCGGCGCCGGAACCGGTCTGGCCGGCGAATCTCTCGGCGCTGGGTTGATCCTCGATTTCAGCCGCTATATGCGGCGTATCTTGCGGATCGACGACGATCGGGTCCGAGTGCAACCGGGCGTCGTTCATGCCCAGCTCAATCAACATCTCCGCTCGTTCGGACGGTTGTTCGGTCCCGATCCGGCGATGAGCCAAGTGACGACGATGGGGAGCGTCGTGGCCATCGACGCCTCGGGAAGCCACTGGCTGCAATACGGCTCGGCGCGGCGGCACGTGCTGAGCCTGCAAATCGTGCTGGCCGACGGCACACTGCTGGAGGTCGGCCGCGAGCCCTTGTCGCTGGCCAACGTGGACGTGCCGACCACCCGCCGGCAGGAGTTGGTGAGCCAGCTCACCGATCTCTTCACCCGCCGTGCCCAATTGATCAGCGAGCGCCAACCGCAGACGATGCTCAACCAGTGCGGCTACCAGCTCGGCGACGTGCTGGAGTCCGGCAGCCTCGACTTGGGTCGGCTCTTGGCCGGCAGCGAGGGGACGTTGGCCATCATCACCGAAGCAACGCTGGCCACGACGCCGTTGCCTCGTTATCGGGGGGTTGGCGCTCTGTTCTTCGATTCGCTTGAAAACGCGGCCTTGGCCGTGCAGGAGATTCTTCCGTTTTCTCCCTGCGCTTGCGATCTGCTCGACCGCCGGCATCTGAGTCTGGCGCGGGAGAATTATCCTGAGTACAGCCTGCTGGTTCCCGCCGAGGCCGAGGCGTTGTTGCTTGTCGAGCACATGGGCGACGATCCGGTTTCCGTGCGCGACCGGATGGTGCAGATGCTCGATCGCGTGCGGCGGAAGTGCCGCTTGGCCTTTGATACCCGTCAGGCATTTGATCACGAGGAGATCGATCTCTATTGGCAATTGGCCACGCGCATCGTGCCGACGTTGCACCGCATCAAAGGTACAACACGGCCATTGCCGTTTGTCGAGGACTTGGCGGTGCCGCCAGCGGCGCTCCCCGATTTCCTGGTGCGAATGCAGAATACCCTCAAGAAACATCAAGTGACCGCCTCGCTCTTTGGGCATGTGGGTCACGGGCAACTTCACGTCCGGCCGTTCCTCGATCTGACGATTGCCGACGATGTCCGGAAAATGGAGGATCTCGCGGCCGATCTCTATCACGAAGTGTTCGAGGTCCATGGGACAATCAGCGGCGAGCATGGCGACGGATTGAGCCGGACCCCGTTCATTCGGCGGCAGTACGGAGAACTCTACGATGTCTTCGCCGAGGTTAAGCAGGTTTTCGATCCGCAAGGAATTCTCAATCCTGGCAAGATTGTCGGCGGCGACGGTCAATCGTTGACGCGCCATTTGCGGCCGGTGAGACTACCGTCCGAGGAAGTCGTTCCATCGGCCAATGGCCGAAGCAGTGCGCCGCCGGCGCTCGTCGATGTGCAGCTCAACTGGACGCCGGCGGAAATCGCCGCGGTGGCGAGCCACTGCAACGGCTGCGGCAGTTGCCGCGCGCAATCCGGCGACCTGCGAATGTGCCCGATTTTTCGCGTCGCTCCGGCGGAAGAAGCCTCGCCGCGAGCGAAGGCCAATTTATTCCGTGGCTTGCTCAGCGGCCAACTCGATCCGGCGCTCCTGACCACCGACGACTTCAAGGACGTCGCCGATCTGTGCGTCAACTGCCATCAGTGCCGCCTGGAATGTCCGGCAGGCGTCGATATTCCCAAGCTGATGATCGAGGCGAAGGCCGCTTATGTCGCCACCAACGGCTTGCAGCCGAGCGACTGGATTCTGGCTCGATTCGACATCTTGAGCGCGCTGGGGAGCCATTTTAGTCCGGTGGCGAATTGGGCGGTTGGCAATCGCCAGGCGCGCTGGCTGCTGGAAAAGACTTTCGGCATCGCCCAAGGGCGAAAGCTCCCGCGGTTTGCCCCGCGAAGCTTCTTGCGCCGCGCCGCACGTCGACGTTTGACGCGCCCGACTCGCCGCAGCGGGCGGAAAGTAGTCTATTTTGTCGACACCTACGCGAACTATCACGATCCGCAATTGGCCGAGGCCCTGGTCGCGGTGCTCGAGCACAATGGCGTAGCCGTTTATGTCCCCCCGAATCAGCGAGCCTCCGGAATGGCGATGATCTCAATGGGAGCGGTCGAGCGGGCCCGGCGCCTAGCCGCGAAGAACGTCGCGCTTTTGGCGGAAGCCGTCCGGCAGGGATACCAAGTTGTGGTCACGGAACCTTCCACGGCCGTCTGCCTGACTCACGAATATCCCAATTTGATGGACGATGAGGAAGCGCGACTCGTCGCTCAGAACACGACGGAAGCTTGCACCTATCTTTGGCGGCTGCACCAGCAGGGCATCCTCCAACTCGACTTGCGGCCGGTCAACGCGGCGCTGGCCTACCATATGCCGTGCCATATCAAGGCGCTCGGGGTCGGCTCGCCGACCGAAAACCTCCTGCGGCTTGTTCCGGCCCTAAGTGTGCAGCGGATTGAAAAAGGATGTTCTGGCATGGCCGGCACGTTTGGCCTGAAGAAGGCGAACTATCGCACCAGCCTGCGCGCCGGCTGGGAATTGATTTCGCATATGCGTCAACCTGGCCTTCAGGCCGGGACCACGGAATGCAGCGCCTGTAAAATGCAGATGGAGCAGGGCACCACCAAGCCGACACTTCATCCCTTAAAACTGCTAGCCATGGCCTACGGATTGATGCCGGAGTTGGCAGGGCAACTGACTGCACGAGGCGCCGAGTTGGTCGTAACATGAGGATCAGCATTAAGTTATTTGCGATGGCCAGGGACATTTGCGGGCGCGAAACGGTCGATTTGGTGGTGAATGAACATGCTCGAATTGGCGATGTGCGGAACGTCTTAATCCGGCAAATCCCAGCGTTTTCCACCCTTTTGAGGAGTTCGTGCTTTGCGGTTAACGCTCAATTCGTTGATGACGAATTCCCCTTAAGAGAGGGAGACGAAGTGGCTTGCATCCCGCCGGTCAGTGGTGGATAAAGGAGGAGCCACACGTGGACGAGAACCGTCTGCTAGCAATGCTAGCGCGAGTGTCTTTTGGAGGAGACAACGTCATGAAGCGAAATGAAGTGCTATCGCTCTTGGAGCGTTTTCCAGAATTGGTCGATGGCGACGACGATTTGCTCAACGAGTTGATTACCGACACCAACCCCGACCGCCCGGAAAAGAACTTCGAGCGTTCGGAGCCATTGCCAAAGCCCGAATTCGACGAACGGCTGGCGAAACAGCCACGCTAGCTAGCGGCTTCAGAAGCGCGATTTTCATCGCGGCCTATTGCAAGCGCGATTACATCGCGGCGCCGCACGCGGTGCATGCATGATTCGATTGACGGACGAGCCGATCGCGCCAGCGGAGGTGCTTGCCCAGATTCAATCGAACGCGGCGGGAGCCGCGGTGTTGTTTATCGGCACGACTCGCGCGTCGACCGGGGGGCGGGCGACGAATTCACTGGACTACGAATGCTATCCCGAAATGGCTCGCGTCAAGCTGGCCGAGCTGGAGAGCGAAGCCCGGCGGCGCTGGCCAATCGTCGATTGCGCCATCGTTCATCGCCTGGGGCATTTGCAGGTCGGTGAGGCGAGCGTGGCGATTGCCGTCAGTTCGGCCCATCGAGCGGCCGCGTTCGCCGCGGGCCAATGGCTGATCGATACGCTCAAGCAGGTCGTGCCGATCTGGAAGCGCGAAAACTGGGCCGACGGGACGAGCGAGTGGGTCCATCCCGGGATAGAATCGTAGTGGAAGCAAACATGTCATGGCGGCGCCAAATCTCAATTCGTCACCTGCCGATCGCCATTCCCCTCTCATCGACGGGCATGGACGCGTTCACACGAATCTGCGGATCAGCATAACGGACCGCTGCAATATCCGCTGCTTTTATTGCATGCCGCAGGAGGCCGTTCAGTTCGTGCCGCGGAATGATCTGCTCACATACGAAGAGATTGAGCGATTCGTGCGGGTTGTCGCGAAACTTGGCGTCAACAAGATTCGCCTCACGGGCGGAGAGCCGCTCGTGCGCAAAGACGTGCCCGAGTTGGTGCGACGTTTGGCCGCGGTCGAGGGAATCACCGATCTGGCGCTGACGACGAATGGAATGCTGCTCGGCGAATTGGCGGGCCAACTTCGCTCGGCCGGATTGCATCGGCTGAACATCAGCCTCGACACGCTGCGCGAAGAGACATTCCAGAAGATTTCGCGCCGCCAAGGGATCACCCGTGTGCTCGAAGGGATTTTCTCCGCCAAGCAGGCCGGCTTTACGCGAATCCGTCTTAACGCCGTTTCAATTCGCGGCCTCACCGAGGAAGAGGTCGTGCCACTGGCCCAATTTGCTCGGCAGCATGGGCTCGAATTGAGATTCATCGAATACATGCCGCTGGACGCCGACGGCCGATGGCAAATGGATCAAGTCCTTTCGGGCGATCGCGTCCGCGCGATGATCGAGCAACAAGTCGGACGGCTCGAACCGCTCGCGGTCGACGATCCGAGCCAGCCCGCGACTGACTATCGCTACCTCGATGGCGGCGGACGGGTCGGCTTCATCAACCCCGTGACTCACTCGTTCTGCGGCAATTGCAATCGGCTGCGGCTCACCGCGGAAGGGCAAGTCCGCAATTGTCTCTTTTCGACCGTCGAATGGGACGCCCGAGCCATTCTTCGCGGAGGCGGCAGCGACGACCAACTCGTCAAGCTGGTCCGCGCGTCGATCGCGGCCAAAAAACCCGGCCACGGCATCGATACGCCCGATTTCGTCAAACCGCAGCGGGCCATGTATCAAATCGGCGGTTAGCAAAACATGTCGCCGCGTCGCATCTATCTCGACAACGCCGCCACGAGTTGGCCGAAGCCCGAGGCCGTTTATAAGGCGGTCGAGCGGTATCAGCGCGAGATCGGGGCCGCGGCCGGGCGCGGTTCGTACGCCGAGGCGCTGGAAGCCGGACAATTTGTGGATCGGGCACGAGCCGGCGTCGCGCGGCTGATCGGCGCCGGCGACCCGCGGAGAATCGTCTTCACAAATAGTGGCACCGACGGTTTGAATCTCGCGATCCACGGCTGGCTCGAGCCAGGGGATCGAGTCGTCACCACGGCCGCGGAGCACAATTCGGTGCTGCGGCCGCTGAGCGAGCTGGAACGCCGCCAAGGCGTGCGCGTCAAGCGCATCGCCTGCGATGCGGCCGGGCGTGTCGATCCAGACGATCTGCGCAAGGAAATGTCGCCCGAGACGAAGCTCGTCGCCGTCGTCCACGCGTCCAATGTCACCGGTGCGATTCAGCCGCTGGCGGAGATCGGGCGAATTGCGCATGAGTACGGCGCGACGCTGCTGGTCGACGCCGCGCAATCGTTGGGGCATCTGCCCATTTCGGTCGATGAACTGTCGATCGATCTGCTGGCCGCCCCTGGACACAAGGGCCTGCTCGGACCGCTGGGGACTGGGATTGTTTATTTTCGGCCGGGGATCGAGTCGCGGCTCAAAAGTTTTCGCCAAGGAGGCACCGGCACGCGGAGCGAGGAACACTGGCAACCCGAAAGCCTTCCGGATAAATACGAAGCGGGGAATCTGAACGTTCCCGGACTAGCCGGCCTTGCGGCTGCGATCGAATTCCTTGAATCGCGAGGAGTTTCCTCGATTCGCCAGCACGAATCGTTCCTGACCGACCGCTTTCTTGGGGGATTAAGACAAATCCCAGGCGTCTACGTCTTTGGACCCGCCCAGGCCGCAGACCGCGTGGGCGTTGTCAGCCTGCGGATCGACGGTTATGATCCGCAAGAGGTTGCTGCGGTGCTCGATGCGACTTATCGGATCCAAGTCCGTTCCGGTTTGCACTGTGCCCCACTCTTGCACAAGGCCCTTGGAACCGCGGACGGTGGCGGAACGGTTCGGTTCAGCTTCGGCGCATTTACTTCCGAAGATGACGTTGACGCATCGTTGGCGGCGATCGCGGGAATCGCCGCTTCAGCAGCGGCCCCAATTAGCGGAAAATCAAGTGTGAAACCAACTTCATGAACGACAATCCCTGGTTTAAGGATGGGCTTCGGTTTCAATGCACGCAGTGCGGCGATTGCTGCACTGGAGCGCCTGGTTACGTATGGGTGAATAAGGCGGAAATCGAGGCGTTAGCCGCTAAGTTGGGGATCGACGTCGGCGATTTCCAGCGCAAATATGTCCGAGAGGTAGGGGTGCGGAAAAGCCTAGTCGAGTTTGCGAACGGCGATTGCGTCTTTTTTGACGGACAAACCCGCAAGTGCAAGGTTTACGACACCCGCCCTCGGCAGTGCCGGACTTGGCCCTTCTGGGAATCGAATATCCGCTCGGAGGAGGCTTGGCGACAGACCTGCGAGGTCTGTCCCGGCAGCGGGACCGGCCCCTTAGTTCCGCTGGAGAAGGTCTTGGAACAGGCGGCCGTCTTCCGACTATGATGGCGGCTCGGCACTAGCATGCCCCCGCTTCCGATCCTCCGACATGCTGTCGGTCGAGTTTGGCTAAAAAGGATTGCCCCGCTCGAATCATCGAATGCTCAATCTGGATGAAGTTTTCCGATTAGAGCGCCGATAATGGTTGGCAGGAGTTTCCTGGAGGCAGGAGTTTGCGCAACGGCGATATGCTGGCCGCAATCGCCCGCCGCGAAGGGAGCGCCTTTGGCGGAGAGTCGCCGTGCGAGCGCTAAAAGCCTTTGTAGCGAGCGACTTACGTTCAAGAATCCGGGAAACCGATTGAAGTCTCATCGCTAAGTTCTTTGACAACTGAAAGTTACTGCCGATGATCCGAAGCATCCGCTTCGGATCCTGACTATACTCCGCGCCTAACGATGCGGTGATTCCGGGATTTGGATCGCCGAGTTTGTGCTTGACACTACTTCTTATGCCACCTACACTTGGAGCATGACGAAGGCAGCGGAAACTGGTCTCGTGTTGGCCTTTTTCCGTCGCAAGTTCTCGAGAGGAGAATTAAAGTCGTGACCAAGAAAGAAATCGTCAAGACGATCTCCGAAGAAATCGGACTGACTCAACTCAAGACCAAGGAAATCGTCCAGAAGACGTTTGACGCCATCGTGGAAACACTGGTCGAAGAGCGTCGCATCGAGTTGCGGAACTTCGGAGTATTCGAGGTCAAGCAGCGGGCGGCCCGAAAGGCCAGGAACCCGCGAACCGGCGCGAAGGTCAATGTGCCGGAGAAATTTGTTGTCACCTTCAAGCCGGGCAAGGAGATGGAGGAGCGGGTTCGCGAACTGGAACGTCAAGCGGCCGCCAGGGCGGCGGGCCAGGCGATACCCCAACCAACGGTCCAGCCAGCACCCAGCGACATGCCGGCCAGCAGGCCGGCAACGAGCGGAAATACTGAACCAGCAGCAGCTTACGGCGCTCATCCGAGCGCGCAGACTTAGCCTCAACGATCATTAGCTTGCCAGGGCGGCATCAGGCAAGATTCGACTCGGAATTCGACCCCGATGGGCAATGAGATAAGGGCGGAATTACCGCTCGTTCGCGACAGATTCCAGAGAGATTTGATCTCGGCGCGGAACGCTGAAATCGTTAATGTTCGCACGGAGCCTCGTATTGTCGGCAATCAGGCCGTTCGGCCCGAACGGCAACCCCGGTGTTCAAGATAGTTTACGTCAATGCAGCCTAAGTAGATACGCAGTGGCCGGCGAAGCAGTCCGACTCATCCAACGCTTCACGGCATAGGTCGTTCGACCTAAGCAAATCAGCTAATTCAGATCGATTCGTCTTTCGTTGCTTTGGAGTGATGGCATCGCTGAAGGCATGCGCCGTCGCGCGATTGCGCTGCAAGAAAACCGCGGCGTGAACAATCGCTCGCCAGGTGAGCGTCGAGAGCGAGAGCAGGAAGCTCAAGGTATACCGATCAGGTTCCGCGCGCGGCGCGGCGTACTGACTCTCAGGGAGGAGTTGTTCAGATGCGCAGGCTACTTTTGGCAGCGACGATTGGGCTTTCGCTCGGCGCGACCAGCGGCTGCATTCTTCCTGCTTACAGCGGCGATCCGCCGCGGCGAACCGCCGAATTGCTCAATACATCGGAGGATCTTCGCCTGTTGCTCGACGAATGGGAGCGATTCTGGTTCCTCGATGAACCTTCGCACATGACCGAATATCGGTCGCATGGCGGCGTTCTCTAATCCGGGTCCCGTCGCCGGCAATCGGTCGCGGAACTCGCCGGAGTTCAGCCGGCGTCATTCCGTTGTCGGCCTCGGAATTCTGGCAATTCCGCAACATCATTTCGTCGCGCTACGTGTCCCGGCACTCGTTGCCCGCCGCCGCTTCGACCGGTACATTGGCATCTGAGTTGTCGCCTTCCCCCGGCGGCCGACGCGATCCCTCGCATTTGAGCCAATTGTCGTTGTGAGCAGCACTGCCTCCGTCGTCGACCTGCATGTCGAATTGGGCCGTCTCCGTCTGGCCAACCCCGTCATCGTGGCCTCGGGAACGTTCGGCTACGCGCGCGAAATGGCTGGGTTGGTTGATCTTAAGCGGCTGGGAGCGATCATCCCGAAAACAATCACTCACCAGCCGCGCGCCGGAAACGCACCCTGGCGCACGATCGAGACCCCGGCCGGAATGCTCAACTCGATCGGCCTCGATAACGACGGCCTCGAGGCGTTTGCCGCCCATCACATGCCATATCTCGCTAGCCTCGGAGTGCCGATCATCGTCAGCATTGCCGGGCGGACCCATGATGAATTCGTCGAAATGGCGGCCGCGCTGGAAGGCGTACCCACGATCGCGGCGATTGAGGTGAACATTTCATGTCCGAATGTCAGTCATGGTGTCGATTTCGGCACCGACGCGAGGATGTGCGAGCGAGTCGTGGCCGGTGTCCGCGATGCGACCTCGTTGCCGATCATTGCCAAGTTGACGCCGAATGTCACCGACATTGCGTCGATCGCCGTGGCTGCCGCCGCCGGCGGAGCGGACGCCATCTCGCTCATCAACACTTGCCTCGGCGTGGCCGTCGATTGGCGGCGCCGCCGGCCGCTCTTGGGCAATGTTTTGGGCGGCTTGAGCGGGCCCGCCATCAAGCCGATCGCTCTGCGGGCCGTCTATCAGGTCGCCCAAGCCGTGCGGACTCCCATCATTGGGATCGGTGGAATCGCCACGGTCGACGATGTGATGGAATTCCTGGTGACTGGCGCATCGGCCGTCCAAATCGGCACCGCAAACTTCTATCACCCCACGACCTCGACGGAAATCCTCGACTCCTTACCGGCCGCTCTCGCCGAACTCGGCTGTCGTTCCGTCAATGACGTAGTCGGCACCCTACAAAAACAATGAACCCGAGCCTTTCGCACTTAGTCCTTGGTCCATAGTCCTTCCCCCGTCCCCAGTCCCATGCCATGCGTGTACTTTCGGGCATTCAACCGACGGGCCGATTCCATTGGGGAAACTATTTCGGCGCGATTCGGCAGTATATCGACTTGCAACGTGAAGATGCGGCGTTCTATTTCATCGCCGACCTCCACGCGCTCAACAGCGTGCGCGATCCGGCGGCGTTGCGCGGTTGGACGCTCGACGCGGCCATTGATTTGCTCGCGCTAGGGCTCGACCCCGAGCGGGCGGTGTTGTTCGTGCAATCCGATGTGCCGGCGGTGAGCGAACTCTGCTGGATCCTGATGACCGGCGCGCCGATGGGGCTCTTGGAGCGGTGCCATGCCTACAAGGATAGGAAGGCGAAGGGCTTGCCGGCCGACGCCGGTGTGTTGGCGTATCCGGTGCTGATGGCGGCCGACATTCTGGCCTACGATTCGGATACGGTGCCCGTCGGCGAGGACCAGGTGCAACATATCGAGGTCTGCCGCGATCTGGCGGCGAGCTTCAACCATCAATTCGGCCAGGTGTTCACCATGCCCAAGGCCAAGCTGCTCGATGCCTCGAAGAAGGTGCCCGGCATCGATGGCGAAAAGATGTCGAAGAGCTACAACAACACGCTCGAGGTGTTCGACGACCCCAAAGCGCAGCGGAAGAAGATCATGCAGATCGTCACCGATTCGCGGCCGATGGAGCAGCCGAAAGAGCCGGAGAGCGACTACTTGTATCAACTCTTCTCCCTCGTGGCGACCGAGGCGGAGCGCGACGCGATGGCCGCGCTATACCGACGCGGCGGTTTTGGCTATGGTGAGGTGAAGAAAGCCCTGGCTGACGCCGCGGAGCGGTTCTTCGCCGCGCCTCGGTCCAAACGGGCCGAACTCGCCGCCGATTCCAAGACGGTCCGAGAAATACTAGCCGACGGCGCGAGCCGCGCCCGCGGCAAGGCCGAGGAAGTTTTGCGGCGAGCCAAGCGCGCCTGCGGGCTCGCGTCAGCGACATGAACATCATCGGCATCGGGACCGACATCACGGAGTGCTTGCGGATCGCGCAGATGATCGAGCGCCACGGGGAACTGTTCATCACGCGAGTCTACACGCCAGACGAGATTCAATACTGCCAGAGCCGCAAGCAGGCGACGCAGCATTTCGCCGGCCGCTGGGCAGCGAAAGAAGCGGTGCTCAAAGCGGTCGGCACGGGTTGGCGTCGCGGCATAAGTTGGCGCGACGTAGAGATTCGCAACTTGCTCGGTGGAAAGCCGCAGGTCTCGCTGCATGGCGGCGTGCGCGACGTTGCCGAGGACCTCGGCATCGGCCAAATCCTTATCAGCATTTCCCACTGCCGCAGCCACGCGACGGCGTATGCCCTGGCTCTCGAGCGAATCGAAGGCGAAGCGGACGAGTGACGAGGGGCGACAATCGTTAGAACGGAACGTCGGCACTTACGGCATTTTGATGCCCGACCACAGTTGCAACGGCAGCGAACTTCTTCTTGGCGGCGGATTTCTTCTTTGATGTCTTGGCTCTCTTCGTCGCTGGCTTTTTCGCCTTGGCGGGCGGTTTGGCCGACTTCTTCTTTACCGCGGCGGCCGGTCGGGTCGCCTTGCGGCGCGCCTTCTTTGACGGCCCGGCCGCGGCCCGCTCGGCGAGCAGCCGCAGAGCCAGTTCCTGGGTGACCTCTTCGGGCGTCGTATTCTTGGGAAGCGAGGCGTTCGTCGTACCGTCGGTCACGTACAGCCCGTAACGGCCGTCGAAGAGTTGAATCTTCTCGCTGGTGACCGGCGACGCATCGAGCACTTTGAGCGGCTCGCGCTTGGCGCCGAATCCCCGGCGGGCCGCCTTGGGCTGCGCCAACAGTTCCAGGGACTGCGACAAACTCACGTCGAGCGGTGAAAGGTCGGCCGGCAGGGAGCGCGTCTCCGTGCCGCTCTTCACGTAGGGCCCGAATTTTCCATTGAATACGACGATCGTTTCACCTGTCGTCGGATGCGCGCCCAATTCGCGGGGGAGCGAGAGCAGCCTCACCGCTGTCGCCAGGTCGATATCCTCGGGCCGCATGCCCTTGAGCAACGAAGCATTTTTCGGCTTATCGTCTTCCCCAGCCGCGGCACGCTGCACGTAGGGACCGAATCGTCCCGTCTTTAAATAGATTAGCCGGCCGGTCTCGGGACAAGTTCCCAGCGGCTCTTCCGCTTTTTGCGATTGGTCGAGCAGTTCGTTGGCGCGGTCGAGCG
This window of the Pirellulales bacterium genome carries:
- the folE gene encoding GTP cyclohydrolase I FolE, whose product is MKTDSKTSIPRCLADEDGISAASAAVDLPRIERAVREILAAIGENPDREGLRETPARVARMYAELFAGLHQDARVHLQKCFTEKYDEIVLVRDISFNSMCEHHMLPFMGKAHIGYLPNGRVIGLSKLARVVEVVSKRPQVQERMTEEIANLLVEELDAKGVAVVIEATHSCMAIRGVRKPGSVCVTSAMKGTFRANLSSRSEIMTLIYGDTLGTRG
- a CDS encoding aminotransferase class V-fold PLP-dependent enzyme, coding for MSPRRIYLDNAATSWPKPEAVYKAVERYQREIGAAAGRGSYAEALEAGQFVDRARAGVARLIGAGDPRRIVFTNSGTDGLNLAIHGWLEPGDRVVTTAAEHNSVLRPLSELERRQGVRVKRIACDAAGRVDPDDLRKEMSPETKLVAVVHASNVTGAIQPLAEIGRIAHEYGATLLVDAAQSLGHLPISVDELSIDLLAAPGHKGLLGPLGTGIVYFRPGIESRLKSFRQGGTGTRSEEHWQPESLPDKYEAGNLNVPGLAGLAAAIEFLESRGVSSIRQHESFLTDRFLGGLRQIPGVYVFGPAQAADRVGVVSLRIDGYDPQEVAAVLDATYRIQVRSGLHCAPLLHKALGTADGGGTVRFSFGAFTSEDDVDASLAAIAGIAASAAAPISGKSSVKPTS
- a CDS encoding molybdenum cofactor biosynthesis protein MoaE, which encodes MIRLTDEPIAPAEVLAQIQSNAAGAAVLFIGTTRASTGGRATNSLDYECYPEMARVKLAELESEARRRWPIVDCAIVHRLGHLQVGEASVAIAVSSAHRAAAFAAGQWLIDTLKQVVPIWKRENWADGTSEWVHPGIES
- a CDS encoding anaerobic glycerol-3-phosphate dehydrogenase subunit C: MDQERQRIQDDLRGLVSGDVRCDDVFVQLYASDASVYQIRPLGVVRPRNSADVVATLQYAAEKKIPIHARGAGTGLAGESLGAGLILDFSRYMRRILRIDDDRVRVQPGVVHAQLNQHLRSFGRLFGPDPAMSQVTTMGSVVAIDASGSHWLQYGSARRHVLSLQIVLADGTLLEVGREPLSLANVDVPTTRRQELVSQLTDLFTRRAQLISERQPQTMLNQCGYQLGDVLESGSLDLGRLLAGSEGTLAIITEATLATTPLPRYRGVGALFFDSLENAALAVQEILPFSPCACDLLDRRHLSLARENYPEYSLLVPAEAEALLLVEHMGDDPVSVRDRMVQMLDRVRRKCRLAFDTRQAFDHEEIDLYWQLATRIVPTLHRIKGTTRPLPFVEDLAVPPAALPDFLVRMQNTLKKHQVTASLFGHVGHGQLHVRPFLDLTIADDVRKMEDLAADLYHEVFEVHGTISGEHGDGLSRTPFIRRQYGELYDVFAEVKQVFDPQGILNPGKIVGGDGQSLTRHLRPVRLPSEEVVPSANGRSSAPPALVDVQLNWTPAEIAAVASHCNGCGSCRAQSGDLRMCPIFRVAPAEEASPRAKANLFRGLLSGQLDPALLTTDDFKDVADLCVNCHQCRLECPAGVDIPKLMIEAKAAYVATNGLQPSDWILARFDILSALGSHFSPVANWAVGNRQARWLLEKTFGIAQGRKLPRFAPRSFLRRAARRRLTRPTRRSGRKVVYFVDTYANYHDPQLAEALVAVLEHNGVAVYVPPNQRASGMAMISMGAVERARRLAAKNVALLAEAVRQGYQVVVTEPSTAVCLTHEYPNLMDDEEARLVAQNTTEACTYLWRLHQQGILQLDLRPVNAALAYHMPCHIKALGVGSPTENLLRLVPALSVQRIEKGCSGMAGTFGLKKANYRTSLRAGWELISHMRQPGLQAGTTECSACKMQMEQGTTKPTLHPLKLLAMAYGLMPELAGQLTARGAELVVT
- the moaA gene encoding GTP 3',8-cyclase MoaA, whose protein sequence is MAAPNLNSSPADRHSPLIDGHGRVHTNLRISITDRCNIRCFYCMPQEAVQFVPRNDLLTYEEIERFVRVVAKLGVNKIRLTGGEPLVRKDVPELVRRLAAVEGITDLALTTNGMLLGELAGQLRSAGLHRLNISLDTLREETFQKISRRQGITRVLEGIFSAKQAGFTRIRLNAVSIRGLTEEEVVPLAQFARQHGLELRFIEYMPLDADGRWQMDQVLSGDRVRAMIEQQVGRLEPLAVDDPSQPATDYRYLDGGGRVGFINPVTHSFCGNCNRLRLTAEGQVRNCLFSTVEWDARAILRGGGSDDQLVKLVRASIAAKKPGHGIDTPDFVKPQRAMYQIGG